The sequence TCTTTGCAGAAATTTTATCCTATGTAAAATATTTAAATAGTTAAATAGTTTTCTTGTTAAAATAAATCCCCCAATCCTCATGAGACAGTTAAAAATTACGAAATCCATTACCAACAGGGAGAGTGCCTCCCTTGATAAATATCTTCAGGAAATTGGGCGTGAAGAGCTCATTAATGCTGAGGAAGAGGTTAAACTGGCTCAAAGAATTAAAGCTGGAGATCAAGCTGCTCTTGAAAGATTAACAAGAGCTAATTTGCGTTTTGTTGTTTCTGTTGCTAAACAATATCAAAATCAAGGCTTAAGTTTACCCGATTTAATTAATGAAGGAAATTTAGGTTTGATTAAAGCTGCTCAGCGTTTTGATGAAACAAGGGGTTTTAAATTCATATCCTACGCTGTTTGGTGGATTCGTCAATCAATTTTACAGGCTCTAGCAGAACAATCAAGAATTGTAAGACTTCCTCTTAACCAGGTTGGTTCTTTAAACAAAATAAATAAGGCTTTTTCTAAACTTGAACAGGAATTTGAACGTGAACCTAGCGCTGAGGAGCTAGCTTTCATTCTTGATATTCCAGAGGATAAAGTTGCCGATACTATGAAAGTATCTGGAAGACATGTTTCCATGGACGCACCGCTTATTCAAGGGGAAGACAGCAGTTTATTAGATGTACTTATTAATTCTGATTCTCCAAGAGCTGACACTAGCCTAATGAATGAATCTCTACAAAGAGAAATTGAACGTTCACTTGCAACCTTAACAGAAAGAGAACGTGATGTAATAAAACTTTTTTTCGGTATCGGGATGAACCATGGATTAACACTCGAAGAAATAGGTGCAAAATTCGACTTAACTCGTGAAAGAGTAAGACAAATTAAAGAAAAAGCAATCAGAAGATTAAGACACACTTCCAGAAGCAAATTACTAAAAGCTTATCTTGGCTAATATTTATATTTTTCTTAAAAAAATCATTGCATTTAAAATTGATTAATCTTGATTATTTATTTAATTTAGATTAATCAATTTTTTATTTTTGCAATTCTTTAACAATCACCTTTTAATTTTAAGCTATGACACCAGAAATGTTAGCAGAACAGGAACTACAAAAAGCAAAACATCCACTCAATGGAAAATCCTATGAATCAGAACTCAAAGAATGGATTGAATTTGAAAAATCTGCAATTGAATTAATAAGTATTGTTGGACAATTATGGTTTGACAAATCTGTTGAACTTATTGTTTTCCGTAACCAGTTAGTGGATAGAAGTGCGAGTGAAATACTTAACCTGCACCAATATGCCAAAAATATTGTAAAGCAATCCATTAATATTACAGACACTCTGGAGCTTTCTAAAGAATTATTAAAACTTGATCTGGCTCCATCAAGAATTGATATTGGAAAACTTAATGCCCAGTGGTTAAAGGAAAAAGCAGATTTTAAATCTAAAAGTGATTTTGTTTCCAATAAACTTACCCAATATATAGGTAAGGATAAAAGGACAATGAAAGCAAAAGATGTTGTTCTTTACGGATTCGGAAGAATTGGACGTCTTGCTGCAAGAGAATTAATCTCTCAAGCTGGAAAAGGGGAACAGTTAAGATTAAAAGCTATAGTAACAAGGAGTAACACGGATGAGGATATTACCAAAAGAGCTGATCTATTAAGAGTTGACTCTGTACATGGGCCATTTCCAGGTACAATAATTGAGGATTTTGAAAACAAAGCACTTATTGTTAATGGCCACACAATTAAAATGATTGCCGCAAACTCTCCTGAATCAACTGATTATGAATCGTATGGAATACATAATGCCCTTATTATTGATAATACAGGTGTATCCAGGGACCGTGAAGGATTAAGCAAACATTTATTGGCAAAAGGAATTAATCAGGTACTTTTAACAGCCCCTGGACAAGGTGATATTCCAAATGTGGTATACGGAGTGAATCATGAAACGCTTAACCTTGAAAAGGAACAAATTTTTTCCGCAGCGTCATGTACAACCAATGCTATAGTCCCTGTTTTACAGGTTATTGAAAATTCTTTAGGTATTGAAAGAGGACATATTGAAACCATTCATTCCTATACAAATGATCAAAACTTGTTGGACAATTACCATAAAAAATACAGAAGAGGCCGTTCAGCGGCATTAAATTTAGTAATTACTGAAACTGGAGCTGATAAAGCCGTTGCCAAAGTTATTCCTGGTTTAGCTGGAAAACTAACAGGCAATGCTGTAAGGGTACCAACTCCAGATGTATCTCTTGCTATTTTAAGTTTAACTATTAAAAATACCACAACAAAGGATCAAGTTAATGCACTTTTACGTGATGCAGCATTAAATGGAGAATTAGTTGAACAAATTCAATATTCCTATTTCAATGAGTTAGTTTCCACTGACCTTGTAGGAAACCCCTGCGCTGCTATTGTTGATAGCCCTGCTACCATTGTTTCAAAAGATCAAAAGAATGTTGTTTTGTACGTATGGTATGATAACGAGTATGGCTACACCCGTCAAGTAATGCGTTTAGCCAAACACCTTGCTGATGTTATTCGTTTGAAATATTATTAATTATTCAGTATACATTTTCAATAAAAAAAGCCATCCTAATGATGGCTTTTTTTATTGAAATATTTTTCCTGGATTCAGAATCTCATTGGGATCAAATAATTTCTTTATGGATTTTTGAAGCTCTATACTCTTTTTATCAATTGCTATATCCATAAATTCCTTCTGCACCCACCCTATTCCATGTTCTCCGCTAATTGTTCCTCCCAATTTAACGGTGTATTTAAAAATTTCCCGGATACCTTCTTTTAAATTATTGTTCCAGTCTTCATCGCTTAAATCTCCTTTTATTATATTTACATGCAGATTTCCGTCTCCGGCATGTCCGTAACAAACCGATTTAAATCCATATTTATTTCCAATTTCTTTAACTGCTTTTAAAAGCTTGGGCAATTCAGCTCTTGGAACAACCGTATCCTCTTCCTTATAAATTGAATTTGCCTTAACTGCCTCTGCTACTCTTCTTCTTAATTTCCATAAGTCATCTTTTTGAGCAGCAGTTTCAGCAAATAAAATTTCATCACAATCATAATTTACCATTACCTCTGAAATTGCCTCTGCTGTTAAAAAAAGCTGTTCAGGATCATTACCATCCACTTCTACCAAAAGATGAGCTTGAACCTCATCTTTAATATTCATATTTACTCCTTCAACATATTTTATTGCCCAATCTATGGCATCTCGTTCCATAAATTCAAGTGCTGAAGGGATAATACCTGCTCTGAATACAGCAGAAACCGCCTCACAAGCTTTTTCCGCATTAAAAAATGGAACAAGCATTAATATAGTATGTTTTGGCAAGGGCAGCAATTTGAAAATTATTTTTGTTACAATTCCCAAAGTCCCCTCACTCCCAATTATCAATTGAGTAAGATTGTAACCTGTTGAATTTTTAAGAACCCTGGCTCCAGTTACTATTATTTCCCCAGTTGGCAAAACGAGTTCCAGAGACAACACATAATCCCTGGTAACTCCATATTTTACAGCTTTTGGACCTCCTGCATTTTCCGCTATATTTCCTCCTAAAAAACAACTTCCCCTACTGGATGGATCAGGGGGATAAAATAATCCCTTCTCCGCCACAGCTTCCTGAAAGACTTGTGTTATCACTCCTGGCTCAACAATAGCCTGTAGATTGCGCTCATCTATTTCAATAATTTTATTGAATTTCTCCAAAGATAATAAAACACCCCCAAATACAGGTAAAGCCCCTCCGCTTAAACCAGTGCCAGCCCCCCTTGGTGTTACAGGTATTTTATTCTTGTTGCATATTTTCACTATTTCTGAAATTTCAATGGCAGTTGAAGGTTTTAATACAACCTCTGGAAAAAAAACCAAGTCTTCTGTTTCATCTTTCCCATACTTTTGAAAAGAATCTTTATCATACAGAATATGACCATTACCTACTACGTTTCTTAATTCATCAAGCAAATCGGGTGTTATTTTTTCATATTTCATAAATGGATAAAATTTTAATTAGTAGAGTTTTTACAAAAATCCGCAGTAAAATCAATCATAAATGTTATTTTCGGCAAATTAATTTTTGCAAATTTAATCAATATGGATAGTAAAATGAGAAAAGCTTCTTTTTTAACACTGATTATATTAATCCCTTTTTCCATTTTTGCGCAGCAAGTAAAAAAGGATGTAAAACTTGAAGAAATATGGGCATCCCGCATTTTTGCCCAAGAAGGAGTTTATGGAATTAATTCAATGGAGAATGGTTTACATTATACTACCTTAGACCATGGAGAAAATTACCAGGAGATTAATCAATATTCCTATGAAACTGGCGAATTAATAGGAAGAATTCTGAAATCAACGGAACTAAAACTTCAGGATAATTCTAAAGTAATTAATATAGAAGATTACCAATTTAGTGCTGATGAAAGTAAATTATTAATTGCCACTGAAACAGAACAGATTTATAGGCATTCAACTCGTTCAGAGTACTATGTTTATGACATTAGTTCCAAAAAACTTTTTCCCCTATCAAATGGAGGAAAACAACAATATGCTTCATTTTCACCTGAATTAAACAATGTTGCTTTTGTAAGAGAAAACAACTTATTTATTAAGAACCTTAAGGATGGAACTGAAAAACAAGTTACTACTGATGGTGAATTCAATAAAATAATCAATGGTTCAACTGATTGGGTTTATGAAGAAGAATTCAGTTTTAATAAGGCATTCTTTTGGTCAACCGATGGGAAAAAATTAGCTTATTATAAATTCGATGAAACGGATGTAAAGGAATTTTCAATGACAACTTATAACTCCCTATATCCTTCTGAATACAAATATAAATATCCAAAAGCCGGAGAGAAAAACGCAGTGGTGGAGATATTTGTATACAACTTAAACAACAATGAGAATAGAAAAATAGACATAGGAAAGGAAACTGATCAATATATTCCCAGAATCCAATGGACTGCAAATCCTGATGTATTAAGTATTCAACGGTTAAACAGACTTCAGAATAAAATGGAAATACTCAATTGCAATCTGGCAACAGTATCCGAGGTTTCCTATAAAACCAATGTAATATTCACCGAAACAAGTAATACCTATATTGATGGAAGCGATGATAAACTTTTTTACCTTGAAGACAAAAAGCATTTCATTTGGCTAAGTGAAAAAGACGGATTCAATCATATTTATTTATATGATTTAAAAGGAAAGCTTGTAAATCAAATCACTAAGGGCAAATGGGATGTGACTAGTTTTTATGGAATAAATGAAAAAAACGGTATTGTTTATTTTCAATCTGCCGAAACATCACCCATGGAAAGAAACGTTTATTCAATAAATGTTGATGGAAAAGGAAAATCAAAATTATCCATTAATAAAGGCTGGAATGATGCAAGTTTCAGCAAAGGATTTAAAAATTTCATCAATGAATATTCTAGCGCCAATACTCCTGAATACATCAGTTTACATGCTGCCAATGGAAAAGAACTAAGAAAATTAAAAGACAATGAAGAGTTAAAAGGCACATTAGAAAAATTCAATTTCAGCAAAAAAGAATTTTTCAATTTTAATACCTCTGAAAATGTTCAACTGAATTGCTGGATGATAAAGCCTCCAAACTTCAATTCCAATAATAAATATCCTGTCTTTATTACTATTTATAATGGACCTGGTTCTCAAACTGTTAAAGATCATTTTGATGGATCCAATTACATATGGCATCAATACCTTGCACAGAAGGGCTACATTGTTGTTTCTGTGGACACCAGAGGTACAGGTGCAAGAGGAGCGGAATTTAAAAACCTTACTTATTTGCAACTTGGCAAATTCGAAACAATAGACATGATTGAAACTGCAAAGCATCTTGGCACTCTTGATTATATAGATTCTAAGAGAATAGGAGTACAAGGATGGAGTTATGGTGGATATATGTCATCATTGTGCATTACTAAAGGAGCTGATTATTTCAAGGCTGCTATAGCAGTTGCACCAGTAACCAATTGGCGTTTTTACGATACTATTTACACCGAGAGGTATATGAGAACCCCACAGGAGAATGCAAATGGTTATGATGAAAATTCTCCTATAAACCATACTGCCAAACTTAAAGGAAAATACTTGATTATTCACGGTACTGCAGATGACAACGTTCATTTTCAAAACACCGTTGAAATGACAACTTCTTTAATTAAAAGCAATAAGCAATTTGATTCTCATATTTATCCGGATAAAAATCATGGAATTTATGGAGGTACTACTCGTTTACATCTTTTTGGAAAAATGTCTGACTTCATATTCCAAAATTTATAAGAATTTATTTTACATAATTTAAATTAATAATTCTATACAATGGCAATTACTTCACCTATGGAAAAACAAAAGGAATTATTCGGACATCCTATTGGACTGTATGTTTTATTCTTCACTGAGATGTGGGAACGATTCTCTTATTATGGAATGCGTGCAATTCTGGTTTTGTATTTAGTAAGCGCAACTACGGGAGGGAATGCTGGTTTAGGTTGGACTTCTGCCGAAGCTCTTGCTCTTTATGGATGGTACACTATGTTAGTATATATTGTTTCCATACCAGGAGGAATTCTGGCTGATAAAGTTTTTGGGCAGAAAAAAGCAGTATTGATAGGTGGAATTATTTTAGTATTTGGACACGGAATTCTTGCTGTTGAAACAATGTGGGCCTTTTACCTTGGTCTTTCCTTGATAATTGCAGGAGTTGGCCTTTTAAAACCAAACATATCTACCATGGTAGGTGGACTATATAAGGAAGGTGATGTAAGAAGGGACAAAGGGTTTACAATTTTTTATATTGGTATTAACTTAGGTGCCTTTTTGTCGAGTTTAATTGTAGGATATGTTGGCGAAAGCATTGGTTGGCATTATGGTTTTGGACTTGCCGGAATTGCAATGGCATTTGGATTGGTAGTTTACATGTGGGGGCAAAAGTATTTAATTAATGTGGGTAATCTATTATCCAAAGCTGAACTAAACAATAGTGCTTCAATTGGAAGTTTGTTAAAAGATCTTTTTTCCTCTCCTTTACAGCTTATGATTTCATCTGTATTGATGCTATTCTCATTGTATTGGGTTTTTGCAGTATCTATTCCTTATGGTCTGCTTTTCATCTTCCTGACTTTAGTTACAGCTATGATGTTAATGATTTACAAAGATCTTACAACCCAGGTGATGAAGGATAGATATGTTGTAATGTTGCTATCTTTTATACTTGTAATTGTATTTTGGGGCGCATTTGAACAGGCCGGAGGTCTTATGAATATTTATGCTTCTGAAAAAACCGACCGAGCATTGTCTTTTACTTTACCACTAATAGGAAATGAAGTTCCTGCCACTTGGTTTCAATCCTTAAATGCCTTATTTATTATCCTATTCGGTGTTCTAATTGCAAATTTCTGGGCTAAGAGAAAATTAAAAAACAAAGAAGCCTCCTCCTTATTTAAAATGGCTATAGGAACCATTATAATGGGCTTAGGCTTTGTATTTATGGCTCTTGCAGCAAAGGAATACGAATTAAATGGTGTTAAATCGGCCATGTATTGGTTGGCTTTAGCTTATTTATTGCACACAATTGGAGAACTATGTTCTTCCCCGGTATCCTTATCCTTTATTACTAAAAATGCTCCGGTTAAATACGCATCATTAATGATGGGCGTTTATTTTGCAGCTACTGGACTTGGGAATAAAGTATCAGGAATTGTGGGTGAAGTCTCTCAAAGTGAACCGGTTAAAATTGAACTAGTTGCCTCCTCGGATTTAAACGAGCCATTTTTAATGAATAAAAAAAACAACATTGAAAAAGGCGAAAATTTCAGTTTAAACACTCTTATTTATGCTGAAAACAATCAATTCATTGCCATTGATAGTGAAACCAATGCCCCTGTTTTAAGTGTTATTGGATTTAAGGAAATAGAAAGAAAACAAGAAATCCTTGACATCCTATTAAATGAAAATGTTACTAAGGAAAATCCTTACCATTTAACATTTAATTTTACGCAAAATGAGCAAAGCAGCCAATCCGTAAATACTATTAATTCCTTAAATTATTCCGGAGTTTATTTAATTGATGAGGTTCAAACAAAATTAGAATTCAGAACCTTTCTTGGAATAACTGTTTTCACTGCTTTATTTGGCTTAATTGTGCTTTTATTACTTAAACCACTCAACAGACTTACTCACGGAGCGGAGGACAATGAAACAGAAATGCCAGAGCAGGAACTTTATCAAGTTGCTGATCCATCCATTAATTAATTCGTATGGTAAAATCCGATTTATCTTCGAATGAAGATTTTTTTAAAACCAATGTTTTAGGACACCCTGCAGGTCTTTTTGTGCTTTTTTTCACAGAGATGTGGGAACGCTTTTCCTATTATGGAATGCGCGCATTACTTGTTCTGTTTTTAACTTCCGCTTTATTTGATGAGGGATGGGCATGGCCAAGTGAATCTGCTCTTGCATTATATGGTACTTATACCTCCTTGGTTTATATAACTCCAATTTTAGGAGGATTTATAGCTGATAAATATATTGGATACAGAAATGCTGTTGTTTGGGGAGCTTTTTTAATGACCCTTGGACATGCATGTATGGCCTTAAATGCTGAATTTACCTTATATATTGGTTTGTTTTTTCTAATTATTGGCAATGGTTTCTTTAAGCCAAACCTTACCTCTATTATATCTCATATGTATGAGCACCATCCTGAAAAAAAGGATGGTGCTTACACAATTTTTTACATGGGAGTAAATGCAGGGGCTTTTTTAGGCATTTTATTGTGTGGTTATGTTGGGGAGCAAATTGGCTGGCACTGGGGTTTTGGCCTTGCAGGAATTTTTATGTTTTTTGGAATGTTACAGTTTTATTTTGCTCAAAAAATTTTCGGTAATGTTGGAAGCAAACCAAATAAGGATACAAGCAATCTTACTATAAAACAAAGCGTAGACAAATTAAATCCCTTTACATTTACTGATAAAATTTTTATATTTTTTAGTGCATTAATTGGTCTGGTTTGGATAATCAATGATCCTTTATCCAAAATTTGGAACAGAAATCTGTTTGATTTTACTTTAGCTGGGATGGACGGATCAAATTTTATGATTTTGTTTGCCTTAATTCTGTTTATTATATTATTGGTTTCAAGAATTGTTAGATATGATCCCGTAATCAGGGATAAAATGATTGCAATTTCCATTTTTGCATTTTTCACTGTTTTCTTTTGGGCAGCTTTTGAACAAGCTGGTGGTTCAATGACGATTTTTGCCAAGGATTACACAAATAGGGTTTTAGATGGTAATTCAGCAAATATATTTAGAATTGTAAATTCCTTAATTACAATAATTCCCTTAATCATAATAAATTGGGTACTATACAGACTTTTCAAACAAACATTTGCTAAATATGCCTTATCAAATATCCTATTAGCCATAAGTTTTTTTATTATTTGGATTACAGTAATTTTTATGCTTTATGATCAGTATTTGCAGAAAGACCTGGAAGTCCCTGCATCTTGGTTTAGTGTTTTAAACTCTTTGTTTATTATTGTTTTCGCTCCATTGTTTTCAAAACTTTGGGAAAGCAAATACAATCCATCTGTTGCAGTAAAATATGGTTCCGGACTAATATTGCTAGGAATAGGCTTTTTATCCCTTGCTTATGGCGCCTCTGGTATTCCTATGGGTGCGAAAATAGCATCTGTTAGTCTTATTTGGCTCGTATTTGCCTATTTATTTCATACTCTTGGAGAATTATGTCTTTCACCTGTGGGGCTTTCCTATTTAAGTAAATTAGTTCCAGGAAGGATGATTGCCTTTATGTTTGGAATTTGGTATCTTGCAATAGCTATCGGAAATAAATTGGCAGGAACAACAGGTGGTATGATAGATAAAATAACTGCTGAATATTCTTTAACAGTTTTCTTTTTATTATTCTTTTTTATTCCTGCAGCAGCAGGAATACTTATTATATTGCTACGCCCTTTGTTAAAAAGGCTAATGCACGGTATATATTAATCAAGTAATTAGCTTAAAAGTGATAAGGTACTAAGTCATGGAATTATAATTGTTTCAAAAATGGATCCAATTAGAAGTTTCACTTAAATCAAATATTCTACTTTTTTTAAAGTTTTATTTTAATTAAACAGATGTTGGTACTATATTTGCCTTTATTCAATAATTAATATAAAATCGCTATGAAAACTTTTATACAAATACTCCTTTGCTTTTTTCTTATATCATCAATTGCCTTGGCTCAAAAAACCAAAGATGTTGCATCTAAAACAGAAGCAAAAGGAAAAGAAACTGTTGCAAAAACCATAACCTGGATGAGTTTTGATGAAGCATTTGCAGCAAATAAAAAGAACCCTAAAAAAATAATGATTGACGTTTATACTGATTGGTGCGGTCCATGCAAAATGATGATGGCTAATACATTTACAAATGCTGTAATCATTGATTATATCAACAAAAATTATTATGCAGTTAAATTCAATGCTGAATCTGGAGAACCTGTGAATTTTAAAGATAAAACATACACTAATCCTGGCTTTGATCCTACAAGAGGGGGAAGAAATGCAACACATGAACTTACTCAGGTAATTGCCCCTGTAAATGGAAAAATTGCCTACCCGACTATTGTTTATATGGATGAAAACATGAACATACTTACTCCTGTTCAGGGATACTACCAACCTGAACAGATTGAACCTATATTAAAGTTTTTCGGGGGAAATGTGTATCAAAAGGAAACTTTTGAAGAGTTTCAGAAAAGCTTTGTAAGTGAATTTAAAAAATAACTATTCCCTACAAAAGGTTACGGTTATACAATTCAAAACAGCAATTCTGGCTGCTCCCCTACCAATTTTACTTTGCAGTCTTTAGGCTTCTTTTTCGGATCATAATGGTATCCGGTTATATCAAGTTCAGAGTACTTCTCTTGGATATCTTTATAAAAAGCATGGGCTTTATTTGTTTTATCAAAAGTGATATCACAAAAAATACTTGATTTGCTTATTCCCTTCTTTTCTAACTGATTTATCAGATATTCAGGATTATTAATATCTCCTGAAAAGACTATTTTTTTTGATTTTTCTGAAAATATATAACTATATGTTTGCATGTTTCTAACATGAAAATCTTTCGTATTTATATAATCAGCAAATGCTGTTTCTTTTATATCTATGAAATCAAAATACTTATTCGGTGTTTGCAATGAATGACTAAGGTAAGCTTCCAATGTGTTTTTGAATTCTAAATCAGGGAAAACAAGTTTTACAGGGGTGGAAAAAAGTTTACGGTAAATTAGAAAACTAGATAGGCTTCCTGCATGATCATCATGCAAATGAGTAATAAAAACATAATCGATTTCTTCCGAAATATTCAATTTTCTTAACCTGGGAAAAACAGAATACCCACAATCAACAAGTATTGTTTTATTATCAATATTAATTATTGCCGAAGAATTTCCATGTTTATAATCAAATGCGCCACCAAAGCCTAAAAATTTTATGTTCATAACAGCTTAATTAGCATTCAGTTTTACTAGAATTTCTGTTAAATGCTCCCCAATTGCTTCCAATGCATGCTGTTTTTTTTCATCCCTCAGGATTCCGGTTTCATCAACCTTATCATTTACTTTAGGAACTGCCATTTGATTGGGAAGAACAATTACCTTAATATTACTTAATATGGCACGAAGCGCAGCAAGTCCTCTTATGCCTCCCAATGCTCCAGGAGAAGCGCTTATTATTGCAGCAACTTTTCCATCAAATGCCGCCAATGGTTTAAAATTTGGAACTGGCCTTGAAACCCAGTCAATTGCATTTTTAAGAACTCCTGAAACTCCGCTGTTATATTCGGGCGAAGCAATTAAAAATCCATGGTTATGAATCATTAGTTCAAAAAGTTCTTTCCCTTTCTCTGGTATTCCCTCTTCCTTTTCCAAATCGCCATCATATAAAGGCATCGGATAATCTTTTAAATCAATAACGGTAACTTCTGCTCCTGCCCTTTTTGCACCTTCAACCGCATATTTTAATATGATTTTATTAAATGAACCCTTTCTCGTGCTTCCCGCAAAAGCTAATATACGTGGCTTTTCGTTCGTTTTTTTCAATTTTTTGAATGAATATATTAATAAAACATGATTCCCTTTTTTATTTTCACTTTAATTTACTCCTATTTTTAGGAAATATACGAAATATAGGCAATTTGAGTGAAGGTTATGCAGTTTATATACATAGTTTATTTACACTCGTCCTATTTGGCAGTATTAACAACAAATATTAATGAAAAATCACATGCAAATTATCTCTTTATCTAAAACCAATATTGTCAGCCGAAAAAAATTAGAAAATGAAGCATTTCACGTAAATACTTATGATGATAGGGCTAAAATGCTTCAAAATGTTTTAATTACAAGTCAGAAAATTCAAATAAGG is a genomic window of Bacteroidota bacterium containing:
- a CDS encoding thioredoxin family protein, with product MKTFIQILLCFFLISSIALAQKTKDVASKTEAKGKETVAKTITWMSFDEAFAANKKNPKKIMIDVYTDWCGPCKMMMANTFTNAVIIDYINKNYYAVKFNAESGEPVNFKDKTYTNPGFDPTRGGRNATHELTQVIAPVNGKIAYPTIVYMDENMNILTPVQGYYQPEQIEPILKFFGGNVYQKETFEEFQKSFVSEFKK
- a CDS encoding NAD(P)H-dependent oxidoreductase; translated protein: MKKTNEKPRILAFAGSTRKGSFNKIILKYAVEGAKRAGAEVTVIDLKDYPMPLYDGDLEKEEGIPEKGKELFELMIHNHGFLIASPEYNSGVSGVLKNAIDWVSRPVPNFKPLAAFDGKVAAIISASPGALGGIRGLAALRAILSNIKVIVLPNQMAVPKVNDKVDETGILRDEKKQHALEAIGEHLTEILVKLNAN
- a CDS encoding ribonuclease Z codes for the protein MNIKFLGFGGAFDYKHGNSSAIINIDNKTILVDCGYSVFPRLRKLNISEEIDYVFITHLHDDHAGSLSSFLIYRKLFSTPVKLVFPDLEFKNTLEAYLSHSLQTPNKYFDFIDIKETAFADYINTKDFHVRNMQTYSYIFSEKSKKIVFSGDINNPEYLINQLEKKGISKSSIFCDITFDKTNKAHAFYKDIQEKYSELDITGYHYDPKKKPKDCKVKLVGEQPELLF